The genome window TACGCGAGCCTGGACGACAGCGCCCGCGAAGGCGACATGACCCCGCTGTACGAAGCGATCATGAAGCACGTGGCGCCGCCGCAGGTGGACCCGGACGGTCCGTTCCAGATGCGCATCAGCCAGCTGGACTACAACAACTTCGTCGGCCTGATCGGCATCGGCCGCATCCAGCGCGGCAAGGTCAAGAAGAACATGCCGGTCAGCATCGTCGACCGCGAAGGCAAGAAGCGCCAGGGCAAGATCCTGCAGGTGCTGGGCTTCATGGGCCTGGAGCGGGTGGAAGTGGAAGAGGCAGAGGCCGGCGACATCGTCGCCATCTCCGGCGTAGCCGACATGAGCATCTCCGACACCATCTGCGCGCTCGACACCCCGGAAGCGCTGCCGGCGCTGACCGTGGACGAGCCGACCATCTCGATGACCTTCCAGGTCAACAACTCGCCGTTCGCCGGCAGCAAGGAACACAGCGGCGGCAAGTTCATCACCAGCCGCCAGATACGCGAGCGCCTGGAGCGCGAGACGCTGCACAACGTCGCGCTGAAGGTCGAGGAAGGCTCGGACCCGGACAAGTTCCTGGTCTCCGGCCGCGGCGAGCTGCACCTATCGGTGCTGATCGAGAACATGCGCCGCGAAGGCTTCGAGTTGGCGGTGTCGCGTCCGGAAGTCATCGTCAAGGAAATCGACGGCAAGCTGATGGAGCCGGTCGAGCAGCTGGTGGTGGACATCGAAGAGCAGCACCAGGGCGGGGTGATGGAGAAGCTGGGCGTGCGCAAGGGCCAGCTGAAGAACATGGAGCCGGACGGCAAGGGCCGCGTGCGCCTGGACTACATGATCCCGGCGCGTGGCCTGATCGGCTTCCAGAACGAGTTCCGCACCCTGACCCAGGGCTCGGGCCTGCTGTTCCACGTGTTCGACCATTACGGCCCGAAGGAACAGGGCGCCATCGCCAAGCGCCAGAACGGCGTGATGATCGCCAACGCCGCCGGCGCCACCCCCGCCTACTCGCTGGGCCCACTGGAAGAGCGTGGCCGTCTGTTCGCTGCCGAAGGCGACAACGTGTACGAAGGCCAGTTGATCGGCATCCATTCCAAGGACAACGATCTGACCGTCAACGCGATCAAGACCAAGCCGCTGACCAACATGCGCGCCTCGGGCAAGGACGATGCGATCAAGCTGACTCCGGCGATCAAGTACACGCTGGAACAGGCGCTGGACTTCATCGAGGACGACGAGCTGGTCGAAGTCACCCCGAAGGAAATCCGCCTGCGCAAGAAGTTCCTGACCGAAAGCGATCGCAAGCGCGCCGGTCGCGGCGGCTGATCGCCGACTCCCCGTGGCCAGCAAGAAGGCGTACAACCCGGATCCGCATGCGCATCCGGGTCTGCACCTGATCGCACTGCTGGAGGCCGGCAAGGGCCTGCTGGCGGTGCTCGCGGCCACGGGCCTGGAACTGATGGGCCCACTGCCGCTGCGCGCGGCGGTGGGCCGGCTGATCGTGCGTTTCAGCCTGGACCCGGAGCACGGCGCGCTGCCGTCGCTGCTCACCATGATCAATCCCGGCGCGGTGCATCTTGCCGCCGCCGGCATGCTCGCCTACGGCGTGCTGCACATCGTCGAAGCCTGGGGCCTGTGGCGCGCCAAGGCCTGGGCGTCGATGCTGGGCTGCATCTCCGCGGCCATCTATCTGCCGTTCGACATCTACGCGATCGCGCGCCATCCCGGCTGGGCGTCATGGGCGGTCCTGGCGATCAACCTGGCCGTGGTCGGCATCCTGGCGCGCGACCTGGTCCGGCGCCGGCGGCGTCCTGCCGTCTGAGTGTCTGCGGGCCACCCTCCGCACCGGTTTGCCAATCCGCACAGCGCTGCGTAGCCTCCTGGAGAACGACTCCCGGGGAAGCCGCCGATGCGTCTGTTGCACGTCTTGTTGCTGTGCGGCACCCTCGCCGGCTGCCGGCACGCCGCACTTGCCCGACACCCACGCTGCAGGCGCAGATGACGCGCGGCACGCTCGACAGCGCCGGCCTGACTGCCGCCTACCTGCAGCGGATCGATGCGCTGGACCGGCAAGGGCAAGGACCGGCGTTGCACGCGATCATCCAGCGCAATCCGCACGCCCTGGACGAAGCGCAGCAACTGGACGCCGAACGCCGCGCCGGGCATCTGCGCGGCTCGCTGCACGGCATTCCGCTCGTGCTCAAGGACAACATCGATGCGCGGCCGATGGCCAACTCGGCCGGCTCGCTGGCGGTGGCCGACTTCCATCCGCCGCACGACGCCATCCTGGTGCAGCGCCTGCGCCAGGCCCGCGCGGTGATCCTGGGCAAGAGCAACCTCAGTGAGTGGGCCAACTTCCACTCCAGCAAATCCAGTTCCGGTTGGAGCGCGCGCAGCGAGCAGACCCGCCATCCGTACGTGCTCGATCGCAATCCCTGCGGCTCCAGCGCCGGCACCGGCGTGGCGGTGTCGGCCAATCTGGCCGCGGCTGGCATCGGGACCGGGACCGACGGCAGCATCGTCTGCCCGGCCGCGGTGAACGGCCTGGTCGGGCTGAAACCGACCGTCGGCCTGATCAGCCGCGACGGCATCATCCCGATCTCCGCCAGCCAGGACAGCGCCAAACCGACGACCCGCAGCGTCGCCGACGCCGCGACGGTGCTGAGCGTGCTGGCCGCGCGCGACACCGCCGACCCGGCTGCCGCCGCAGCGCCGCGCCCATCCGGCCGACTGCCGCACACACCTGCGCGGCGTGCGCATCGGCCCGCTGCCCTCGCCGCTGACGCAGAGCCCGGACATCGCCGCGGCGCAGGCGCGCGCTGCCGCACCGTAAAGCGGGTGACGCCGCAACGACGCCAAGGCGCAACGCATCAACAGACGACTGGCGAAGTAAACCTCTGTAGGAGCAACTGTCTTCAGCCGCGACGAGCGCAGTGGTGAATGTTCCGAACTGGCATGCAGTCGGGACTGAAGTCCCTCCCACAAGAGGCCTCGCCGCTCCGCGGCGCCGGTGGAATCCTTGTGGGAGCGACTTCAGTCGCGACGAGCGCAGCGGCAGGCCTTCCGGCTTCGGACGATGTCGCGGCTGAAGTTGCTCCTACAGTGCACCCAGCAGGCGATCCGCAGGCCGTGTAGGAGCTTCAGCCGCGACCGGATCTTCCTGGTGAAGCCCGGTCGCGGCTGAAGCCCTACAGGTTTCAATGAGAATCCATGCGTTACCAACAACGCGTGGACGCTGCAGGCGCCTGCCGCAACGAAGACACGAAGACACGGCACAAGCTAACGCTATGCCGTATCCGGCCGCGGCGCATCAGGATCCTGCCCCCCTGTCGCCGCTGGCGCGCCATCCTCGGCGCCGGGCGAGCGCATCGCCGCCGAGTCGCTGGTGGTCGATGGCGGCCGCTGTGACGCGCGTGCGGTATCCGAAGAGATCTCCGCGCGCATCCTCGGCAAGGCATACGGATGTTCGCGGGTCAGGAAATCGATCATCCGCTCGCGCACGATGCAGCGCAGGTCGAACGCATCGCTGGAATTGCGCGCGCTGACCAGCAGGCGCACCTGGATCGCGCTCTCGCTGGTTTCGGTCACCTGGGTCACGCAGACGCGCCCGTCCCATAGCGACTCGCTCTTGCAGATCCGCTCCAGCTCGGCGCGCAGCTGCGGCATCGGCGTGCGGTAGTCCAGCCACAGGAACGCGGTGCCGAGCAGGTCGGCACTGCTGCGCGTCCAGTTCTGGAACGGGTTCTCGATGAACCAAGTCAGCGGCACCACCATGCGCCGCTCGTCCCAGATGCGCACCACCACGTAGGAACTGCCGATCTCCTCGATGCGGCCCCACTCGCCTTCGACGATGACCACGTCGTCGAGCCGGATCGGCTGGGTCAAGGCGATCTGCAGACCGGCGATCAGGTTGCCGAACACCGGCTTGGCGGCGATGCCGGCGACCAGGCCGATGATGCCGGCCGAGGCCAGCAGCGTGGTGCCGATCTGGCGTACCGCCGGGAAGGTCAGCAGCACCACCGAGGTGCCGAGCAGGATGATCGTGCCCATCGCCACGCGCGCCAGCACCCGGGTCTGGGTCTGGATGCGCCGCGCGGCCAGATTGTCGGCCACTTCGATCGGATAGCTGCGCAGGATCGCCGCTTCCAGCGCGGCGGCGCCGCGTACCAGCAGCCAGGTCACGCAGCCGATCATGCCGATGTGCAGCAGGTGCTGCAGGTCGGTCAGCGCGCGCTGCTCCAGCGGCGTGGATTCCAGCGCGAAGCTGAGCATCAGCATCGGCAGCAGGAACGCCATCGGCACGCTGAGCACGCCCACGATGCGCGCGCGCCGGTAGTCGCGCCCGCGCATGCGCTGCGCGATGCGCAGCAGCAGCCACCAGGCCAGGAAGCCGAGCACCACCGCTGCGCCGATCGGCAGCGTGTAATTGCGCCACGGGATCCAGTCGAGATCCAGGTTCAAGATGCGCTCCTTGAAGGGGGGGAGGAGGCGCGACAGTGTGGCAAAGCGGGTATGAGCGCGATGTCGAGCGGCGCGATGCGCTCACCAGCCGCGCGCTTGGCGCGGCCTCAGTCAGTCGTCAGCGGCACGCTGCGCCCGTTCTGCTTGCGCACGATCGCCAGCGCGATCTCCAGCGACTGCTCGTAGTTCAAGCGCGGGTCCACGCTGGAGCGGTAGGCCCGCTCAAGGTCGCGCTCGGTCAGCTCGCGTGCGCCGCCGGTGCATTCGGTGACGTCTTCGCCGGTCAACTCCAGATGCACGCCGCCCAGCCGCGTGCCGGCCGCGGCATGGATGTC of Xanthomonas translucens pv. cerealis contains these proteins:
- the typA gene encoding translational GTPase TypA encodes the protein MSIENLRNIAIVAHVDHGKTTLVDCLLKQSGTLSERTVLAERVMDSNDQEKERGITILAKNTAITWQGNRINIVDTPGHADFGGEVERVLSMVDSVLILVDAMDGPMPQTRFVTQKAFAMGFKPIVVVNKIDRPGARPDWVIDQVFDLFDKLGATNEQLDFPIVYASALHGYASLDDSAREGDMTPLYEAIMKHVAPPQVDPDGPFQMRISQLDYNNFVGLIGIGRIQRGKVKKNMPVSIVDREGKKRQGKILQVLGFMGLERVEVEEAEAGDIVAISGVADMSISDTICALDTPEALPALTVDEPTISMTFQVNNSPFAGSKEHSGGKFITSRQIRERLERETLHNVALKVEEGSDPDKFLVSGRGELHLSVLIENMRREGFELAVSRPEVIVKEIDGKLMEPVEQLVVDIEEQHQGGVMEKLGVRKGQLKNMEPDGKGRVRLDYMIPARGLIGFQNEFRTLTQGSGLLFHVFDHYGPKEQGAIAKRQNGVMIANAAGATPAYSLGPLEERGRLFAAEGDNVYEGQLIGIHSKDNDLTVNAIKTKPLTNMRASGKDDAIKLTPAIKYTLEQALDFIEDDELVEVTPKEIRLRKKFLTESDRKRAGRGG
- a CDS encoding DUF2127 domain-containing protein, producing MASKKAYNPDPHAHPGLHLIALLEAGKGLLAVLAATGLELMGPLPLRAAVGRLIVRFSLDPEHGALPSLLTMINPGAVHLAAAGMLAYGVLHIVEAWGLWRAKAWASMLGCISAAIYLPFDIYAIARHPGWASWAVLAINLAVVGILARDLVRRRRRPAV
- a CDS encoding mechanosensitive ion channel family protein, whose protein sequence is MDLDWIPWRNYTLPIGAAVVLGFLAWWLLLRIAQRMRGRDYRRARIVGVLSVPMAFLLPMLMLSFALESTPLEQRALTDLQHLLHIGMIGCVTWLLVRGAAALEAAILRSYPIEVADNLAARRIQTQTRVLARVAMGTIILLGTSVVLLTFPAVRQIGTTLLASAGIIGLVAGIAAKPVFGNLIAGLQIALTQPIRLDDVVIVEGEWGRIEEIGSSYVVVRIWDERRMVVPLTWFIENPFQNWTRSSADLLGTAFLWLDYRTPMPQLRAELERICKSESLWDGRVCVTQVTETSESAIQVRLLVSARNSSDAFDLRCIVRERMIDFLTREHPYALPRMRAEISSDTARASQRPPSTTSDSAAMRSPGAEDGAPAATGGQDPDAPRPDTA